The genomic interval GAACATCGGTCATTGCTGTACCAATATGCTCACGGATGTTAGGATCGCTGAAATCGAATGTAGCGAAAACTGGCTCTGGCTCTGGTGCTGCGACAGCAGAAACGAACTCTACCTTTGCAACAGTCAGATACTTGTACTTCAGAGAAACGCTCTCAGCAGCAGCGAGCTTCTCAACATCAGCAGCTTTGAGGATGAAGTCAACAGACTTTGTATCCTTGTTGATTTCGCTGATGGTCTTAATCTCATCAGCGCCAAACCACAGACTGATCTCACCTGTTCTTACATTGCGTGCAGGAGTAGCCTGACGAGCCTCAACATTAGCAATGGCAAATGATACACGGATGGTGTCCTTTGCCTTAGCAACGTCCTTCAACTGGCTTGCAGGAATAGTGATATAGGTATAGCCATCCAATGTTGATGTCTCACCGTTCTCCCATAGAACAACTGGACCATCGGCAACTGGCTCTGGTTCAGCAGCCTTTTTCAATACGAAATCCATAACCACAAATGGCTGAGATGGTGAACCACCTGGATTGAAATAAAGGCTCTCCCAGTTGTCGAGTTCATAAGTATAAACAGAAGGATAAATATCAGCAGCGATATTGGTTGCGAAATAGACATCATTGCTCACATCCACAGACTTTGCATCTTCTTCATTCTTTTCTTTCATGGCTGCAAGTTTACCATTACCATTGGCCGACCATCCATAAACAACGACCTTAGTAGCCACCATGCCATCAGGGAATGTAACGTTGATAGCACTACCCGTAGAAAGTTTCAAAGGAACATAAACATTTTCACCTATGGTGACCTTACTCATTCCATATTGGAAAGTCTTGCTCTCATCAACCATTGCGAATGAGATACCATTTGAAGTAACTGTGTTAGTATTAGCTCCTTCCACATTTTCACCATCCACACTAAATGCAATGACATTACCCAACTGAGAATAAGTTTTAGCAACGTTTGTGACGGTAACAGTATAATTGTCTGTACTATTAATTGTAAATGTATAGACGAAAGAGGTTCCATCAACAGTTTTTGTAACAGTTGTTGCTCCAGATGAAAGTGTTACACCTAAGACACCAATACCGTTTAGGTTAGACCCATCAATTGTTAATTCTTTTGTTGACTTAAGCGTAGCGAGATTATCTGCACTGATGGCAACACCATTAAGAGTAATAGCTGTTATTTCCTGAGTTATAACTTCAGTCTGCTCGTAGGTAATCTTCCATGTGCCCACAATCTGAGCGTTGCTGCCTTCGGCAAATGTTAGCTTGATGCTATCAACTGCTTCAATATCTGAGAGTACTATATCACCAATTGTCGATTCACCTTTTGCTGAAAGAGTTACATTTGCAGATAGTAAATTGTTGCCACCATCTACAGTTGCAGAAACGATATCAACAGCAGTAGTCGTATTTCCGCAGCCCCAGAATTCAAATTTTGAAATCTTATAACCTGCATTAACAGCAAACACCAATTTACCTTGGTTACTTCTCAGTTTTACGCCCTTATCTGGCATATTACCTTGCTTAAAGCTACCTTTACCTGCGACATACTTGCCATCGAGAGAATAACTGTTTCCGATAATTGTAACATTACTTTCACCAATGTTACCTGAACTCTCTGTGTCAGCCCAAGCTGCTACAACAAACAGCATCAGTAACGTCACTAATGATAGAATTTTTTTCATAAGCATTGTTTTTTAGTTATTAATAGAATTCACTAGTGTCCGGTTAAATTTTTCCGAACGTTAATTAAATGTTTAAATTTCAATGAGATACAGCGATTTAAAAATTTTCCGATTTGATTTTTTATCTTTGTACTGTCTCATATATAAGATAGCACAGGATATGAATGCCGGAAATACTGTATTCTCGCAACTGATGTCTCTCATCCCTGACTACGAGCTCAGGAAATGTATTGACAGATATAGAGGGGATTTTCATGCAAGACGATTCACTTGCCGTGACCAGTTCCTTGTCATGAGTTATGCTCAGCTGACCAGCAGCGCAAGCCTTCGTAGCATAGAGGCTCAGTTGACTGCTTTCAACTCCAAGTTGTATCATGCCGGTCTGAAGGTGATGCCCAAGTCCACTCTCGCCGACATGAACGAGAAGAAGGACTGGCGTATCTATCAGGACTACGCAATGGTACTTGTCGAGAGGGCTAAAGTCCTGTATAAAGATGAATACTATCGGTTGGGAATTGACAATATGGTGTATGCCTTTGACAGCAGTACCATCAACCTGTGTCTGCATCTCTGTCCATGGGCGAAGTTCCATCATGACAAAGGTGCTTTCAAGATGCACACTTTGATTGATGTAAAGAACAACATACCCAACTTCATCATGCTTACTCCTGGCAATGTGCATGATACTCAGGCTATGGACAGCTTGCCTGTAGAAGCAGGGGCTTACTATCTGATGGATAAAGGCTATGTGGACTTTGACCGTCTGTTCCGTCTCTTCCAACAGCAGAAGGCTTACTTTGTAACCAGAGCAAAGGACAACATGAAATATTCCGTATTCGAGGCAAGAGAGGTTGACAGGCAGACTGGCGTCATCTCTGACGAGTCCATCAGTCTTACTGGTCTCTTTACAGCCAAGAAGTACCCTGATTTGTTGCGTCTGGTCGTCTATGAGGACTTTGCGCAGAACGTAGTGTATCGATTCCTGACGAATGACTTCACCCTTGAAGCAATTACCATTGCGGAACTGTACCGAGAGCGCTGGACTATCGAAACGTTCTTCAAATGGATCAAGCAGCACCTGCACATCAAGACGTTCTATGGGACGTCCCAAAACGCAGTCTTCACACAGATATGGATTGCCATCTGTGACTACCTGCTGCTTATTATTGCTCTGAAGATGTATCATATCGAACAAAATCTTTACATATTCTCTAATGTCATCGGCCAAGTTCTCTTTGAGAGGACTCCGCTGAATGAACTTTTTGACAAACCAATTATTAATCAAAATCCGGAAGATGACCGCCAACTTTCGCTTTGGTGAAATTTAACCGGACAGTAGTGAATAGAATTGATTTAATTGAGTTAATACCACTTACAATGATTCTGCAAAAATAAGAAAAGTATTTCTAATCTGCAATACCAAATAGTCGGTATTTTACATTTTCGGAACAATTTTAACGCAAATTGGGCGATTTTCTTCGTTCTCTGATTAGTTGTAATCGCTCCTGAAGGTCAGAATAATGCAAAGCATTAAGCGATTCATTCTTTGGCAGACTCTTCAGATAGTTCTCCAGCTTGTTCATGTGCTGAAGGAGATAGAGTTGCACGTCAGTTCCATCAGTACGCTGAGAGGAAAGTGTTTTCTCAGGAGTATTGATGAGTGTTCCAAGAAGGTCGATATACTGGCGCTGAAGATTACGACGCTCCATGTTCTTCCATTCATTAGCATCAGTAAGTGGCTTCCACACCTCAGCAAACAGGTCGTTGAGATATTCCTCTACGCTATAAGCCTCAGGACTTCCAATAGACTGGTTGTATATCTTGATAAGGATATATCCTCCCAGCATTCTACCAAGAACATTCTCCTGGCGACTATTCTGCAGGGCTATTGGGTCGGCTGACACTTTGTTCAGCATATCAGCAGGATAGAGCCAAGCTGGAGCATCGAACACATGAGTGCCTATGTAGTGAACGGCTTCTTTCTGGCGCGACTTTGGCTGAAGCGTGATAGGCTCTTTGCCAGGCATGTTGTTGAGATAACGGCCTCCTATGCATTTCAGCACGTGGTTCTGATAACGAGTGAACTGCGAATGAACAGCCTGATACATCTCGCGAAGGTCATCGTAGCGATCGTTGTCTTCATGGGTCCATTGCTGAAGATTGGCCATAACGCGTTTCAGGTTCTTTATGCCGTATTCAGAAGCTTTTACGCTATTGTCGCCCAGGTCTTCAGTCTGAGCACGAGGGTCTTCATCCTTACCCTCGCCACCAAACCACAGACGTGGATTCTGGCGAAGCACGTTGCTGGTTTCAGTCATCAGCTTCTCTTTTTCCTCGAACTCATCCTTGAACTCAGGACGCCATTGATAGCCCCACTTGATGGCCCACTTGTCGTAGTCGTTGATGCGAGGGAAGAGTCCCTTCTCGCCAATCTTGTCCTCTGGCTGGGCAACATAGTTGAAACGGGCATAGTCCATGATGGAAACGGTATGTCCATGAGCCTCAACCCATTGCTTGTCGCGAAGCTTCTCAACAGGAGTAGCAAATGAAGCGCCCATGTTGTGACGCAGTCCAAGAGTGTGGCCTACCTCGTGAGAGCTAACAAAACGAATGAGCTGTCCCATGAGCTTGTCGTCGAACTTCATGGTCTGAGCGCGCTTGTCGAGAGGTCCACATTGAACCATATACCACTTGCGAAGGAGGTTCATTACATTATGGAACCAACAGATATGTGACTCGATAATCTCGCCTGAACGAGGGTCAACTATACGTGGACCATAGGCATTCTCAGTCTCTGAAGGCAGGTATCTAAGCACAGAGAAGCGTGCATCATCGAGACTCATTGTTGTATCGTTCTTTGGCCACTCCTTTGCCACGATGGCATTCTTGAAGCCTGCTGCCTCAAAAGCTACGTTCCAGTCGTTGATGCCCTGAATGAGATAGGGAACCCACTTCTTTGGCGTAGCAGGGTCTATGTAATAGACAATC from Prevotella sp. E13-27 carries:
- a CDS encoding zinc-dependent metalloprotease, producing MKKIIITLSCLMLTLAAQSRHSVLYLKADTLKTDTIKSDTLKNEEGKKDKRRAKKGSDDGKEGKKEEKETDYDKLMKKGGTCREGLFTVRHIEDKYYFEVPDSMFGRLILCVTRFTSVPQGFGQFAGEEVTHSTIYFEKRDETTILMRQYLLSYLANDKDNISRTLEKSTIDPIIMAFKMVSGCEKKNVKLIEVTGLFNKDNNLMSFASGAKTTLKISSLQSDRTYIDTLKVFPTNIEVVTTRTYSSSAGASAASKTGSMTMGFNTSMVLLPKEPMRKRLWDERVGYFTNSFRQFSDDQTKAQHESFISRYRLVPKNKKKYLAGHLVEPEKQIVYYIDPATPKKWVPYLIQGINDWNVAFEAAGFKNAIVAKEWPKNDTTMSLDDARFSVLRYLPSETENAYGPRIVDPRSGEIIESHICWFHNVMNLLRKWYMVQCGPLDKRAQTMKFDDKLMGQLIRFVSSHEVGHTLGLRHNMGASFATPVEKLRDKQWVEAHGHTVSIMDYARFNYVAQPEDKIGEKGLFPRINDYDKWAIKWGYQWRPEFKDEFEEKEKLMTETSNVLRQNPRLWFGGEGKDEDPRAQTEDLGDNSVKASEYGIKNLKRVMANLQQWTHEDNDRYDDLREMYQAVHSQFTRYQNHVLKCIGGRYLNNMPGKEPITLQPKSRQKEAVHYIGTHVFDAPAWLYPADMLNKVSADPIALQNSRQENVLGRMLGGYILIKIYNQSIGSPEAYSVEEYLNDLFAEVWKPLTDANEWKNMERRNLQRQYIDLLGTLINTPEKTLSSQRTDGTDVQLYLLQHMNKLENYLKSLPKNESLNALHYSDLQERLQLIRERRKSPNLR
- a CDS encoding IS4 family transposase, which codes for MNAGNTVFSQLMSLIPDYELRKCIDRYRGDFHARRFTCRDQFLVMSYAQLTSSASLRSIEAQLTAFNSKLYHAGLKVMPKSTLADMNEKKDWRIYQDYAMVLVERAKVLYKDEYYRLGIDNMVYAFDSSTINLCLHLCPWAKFHHDKGAFKMHTLIDVKNNIPNFIMLTPGNVHDTQAMDSLPVEAGAYYLMDKGYVDFDRLFRLFQQQKAYFVTRAKDNMKYSVFEAREVDRQTGVISDESISLTGLFTAKKYPDLLRLVVYEDFAQNVVYRFLTNDFTLEAITIAELYRERWTIETFFKWIKQHLHIKTFYGTSQNAVFTQIWIAICDYLLLIIALKMYHIEQNLYIFSNVIGQVLFERTPLNELFDKPIINQNPEDDRQLSLW